Part of the Mangifera indica cultivar Alphonso chromosome 4, CATAS_Mindica_2.1, whole genome shotgun sequence genome, ATTTGCATCAGAGACTTGTGCACTGGACTTAATTGAGGCTACATATGAGAGAGAGGTTTATCCTGGTGAAGTTTTGGTAGTGGACAAAGATGGGGTACAGTCACTTTGTTTGATGCCTCACCCTGAACCTAAACAATGCATCTTTGAGCATATTTATTTTGCACTGCCTAATTCAGTTGTTTTTGGGAAGTCTGTTTACGAGTCTCGGCACGCTTTTGGAGAAATACTTGCTACTGAGGCTCCTGCTGACTGTGATGTTGTGATTGCAGTCCCAGATTCTGGGGTGGTGGCTGCACTTGGTTATGCAGCAAAAGCTGGGGTACCATTTCAACAAGGTTTGATAAGGTCTCATTATGTGGGCAGGACTTTCATTGAACCTTCACAGAAGATTAGGGATTTTGGTGTCAAGCTTAAGCTCTCACCTGTCCGAGGAGTATTGGAGGGGAAGAGAGTTGTGGTTGTGGATGACTCAATTGTCAGAGGAACTACTTCATCTAAAATTGTTAGGTTGCTTAAGGAGGCGGGGGCTAAGGAGGTTCATATGAGGATTGCCAGCCCACCTATCATTGCATCGTGTTACTATGGAGTGGACACACCTAGTTCTGAGGAGCTGATTTCCAATAGGATGAGTATTGAGGAGATTAGGGACTTTATTGGGTGTGATTCCCTGGCATTTTTGCCATTTGACAGCTTGAAGAAGTTGTTGGCAAAAGATTCTCCAGACTTTTGTTATGCTTGCTTCTCTGGGAATTACCCAGTCAAGCCAAGAGAGGTTAAGGTAAAAAGAGTTGGTGATTTTATGGATGATGGGTTGACTGGAAGCATTGAATCCATTGATGGTGGTTGGGTGCAAGGACCACGAAATCTGAATGAGAACCAAGGTGATTCATCTCGGCATGGTGAGTTCATTGCTTACAATACCTCCAATTTACAGCATTGATGCCTTTTGCCTTCAACACAAGAAGCTTACGGATATGTGGTGTGCATCCGAATATAGTCTTATTATCATTATATCAATCTCTTTTCTTGGATAAACTGATTTCCAAACTCTGGAGCTTACCCAGTTTTGTTGGCTCGTTTCAATTTTGCAAGAAAATTTGATCTGATAATGgggtttttactttttttcataATAGATCGATGGATATCAACTAAATGTGTTTTCTTTCCTATCTTGCTAAATTTACAGTGCcctgaaatgtcattgatcttCTACTTGATCGTTGAAAAGCAATGTATATAGTTGAATAAATGCTTAGAATTGCTTGATATGAGgggatattgattaaaatagtcctttttttttttgttttatatatatatataaccgcATTTTTTCTCCCTATACAAACatagttattttttaagatgacgttgttgttgaaagaaaaatattataggaTTTGTGGTCGGTTGGTTGTCTAAACATCTGACcgatcaatttttaaaaataaattcgtTGATGAGATGTttgataatcaattttttaaaaataaattacttagtTTGGTATTTGAGTGATCAGTCAATCAATCACTTAGCCAATCTTTTTATCATCAAAGTCGTAGAAAAATTTCACctcatattttacttttaattgaataagtgaataaattttatattttaactgtgtaattttatgttttgttgagTAAATACAAAAGCTAAagatattttagatattttaatatatatatatatatatatatatatatatatatatataatagaaaagaaatgacatgtaaggtaaaaatataagttattttaatCCTGATATAAGATGGGGTTACAAGTAACGATGCCTTGATGAATTGTGAAAGGGATAGtttcaattattcaatcaaTGCAACAaagatttgagtttaaatttgagaacAAATGCAACACCCTTTAACTGATGAATATAATCCGCTTGCAAGGTAACCtgtaaagaaatatttttaacaattcatGAAATTCGATGACCCGTGAAGGGTCCACAATACTTGCTGAAAATCCTGTGATAAATCAATGGCATAAAACATCAGCCTCTTCAAGTTTAGGGAAAGACAAAAGATGTTCAATTTTGTGTCAGGCACTATTAAGCAACCACTGCCCACCACCTAAAACTGCAATTACATTTAGTAAGGTATTTATAGAAAATTATGATTCATGTGAAATACAACCCTGCTTCCCTTCaagattataattaatgttgaaAACAAATGTTTGACGCTCCCTTGCTTTTCTTcttgataataaaaaacacCCAAAATTGCTCAGCGATTATAGAAGGTGGCATGCCATCACTTAGAAAGGTTGAAACCATTTTCAAGTTGATTAACAGCACAAAAACTCAGCCATTTTCTGCACGATCATATGCATTGGATTTGTGTTTTGGGGCAAATGTGAAGCCATCAGGAACCTTACCCAGCAACATCTCAGATATTCGAATCTGTGAAGaagtagatattaaaaaattatgcacCATATGGTGGATTAGTCATATCAGAAGGCAATGACATTACCCAGTCAGCAGCAGAATCAGATGACATTAGTGTCTCAAGATCATCTCGGCCAAAGTAGCAGGGCGGACGCCAGTTTAACCTTTGTGGAATGACATCTAAAAGGCCAACAGGTATATATCTAAATGTATAGCTAAGCCATTCTAACAAGAAATGCCTAGTAGTTTCCACTCCTGCAAAGGAACACACAGATTATTAAGTCCCCTTGGAAATATCAAGTGTTACAGAAGCATACCTCAGAAGCTTTTTAGAAGAAGTAGCAATTAAGTagtaataatattgataatggCACTGGTAATAGCTCTGGACAACAGAGAAGGAAGAGAACTTCAGAATGAATAACCAGAAGTTTCTGTAAGTTCCAAGCCACATAAATATGATTAACCCCTTGACCGAAACTTTTTGAACTTCATCTGAAACTTCAatattttggaaattaaaagtaatttgtAAAAAGCAGGAAAAAAATCCATGTGTTCATAGGGAATAAAagatttagattaaaaattccTTTAAACAATTGTTAATAACAATTAGGCagtgtgattttttcaaatccTAGGATGTGAACAGAAACTATACAAGTAGTTACCAGTCCCAGATTGCTTTAGATGCTTCCATGAGTTCATTAAATCAAAGTACTACTTACCTTTCTTGTCAGATCCCCAATGTTGAAGACCAAAACGTACATAATCCTTCAAGATATTTAATCGTTCCCCGGAACTGATGTCCCAGTGCCTCTGTTCCTTTATTTCAGTAAATATCCAAGGCTGCAATCCACAAATGATATTATCCGCAGACTATAAAATTATGGCTTCAACAAAATGAGTGAGTGGTTTCATCACTCTGATAAATGCacacaatatttttattatgttctaAAAGCCAAGATCAAGTGAAACTCAAGCATACCTTAATTAGGGCCCCTCGCGCAATCATGCATGAAGTCAGTTCAGGGCAGTCACC contains:
- the LOC123215070 gene encoding amidophosphoribosyltransferase, chloroplastic-like, with amino-acid sequence MAASTTTATTGAATAIYNFPSSLCSNPRQTQKAPVSLFSKPLQKHALFPLKQQPHKTDFVVFSKNPISGFFIGDEKHPDNGFVSVDDDDDDKPREECGVVGIYGDPEASRLCYLALHALQHRGQEGAGIVAVNDKVLQTITGVGLVSDVFNESKLDQLPGDMAIGHVRYSTAGSSMLKNVQPFVAGYRFGSVGVAHNGNLVNYKTLRAMLEDNGSIFNTSSDTEVVLHLIAISKARPFFLRIVDACEKLEGAYSMVFVTEDKLVAVRDPFGFRPLVMGRRSNGAVVFASETCALDLIEATYEREVYPGEVLVVDKDGVQSLCLMPHPEPKQCIFEHIYFALPNSVVFGKSVYESRHAFGEILATEAPADCDVVIAVPDSGVVAALGYAAKAGVPFQQGLIRSHYVGRTFIEPSQKIRDFGVKLKLSPVRGVLEGKRVVVVDDSIVRGTTSSKIVRLLKEAGAKEVHMRIASPPIIASCYYGVDTPSSEELISNRMSIEEIRDFIGCDSLAFLPFDSLKKLLAKDSPDFCYACFSGNYPVKPREVKVKRVGDFMDDGLTGSIESIDGGWVQGPRNLNENQGDSSRHGEFIAYNTSNLQH